The following coding sequences are from one Cryptococcus deuterogattii R265 chromosome 1, complete sequence window:
- a CDS encoding uroporphyrinogen-III synthase codes for MSEDSRLQSLEATPVILFKTPNPSPSTDPYHYAFSKSASSSSNSAEEYKPYFIPVLQETYDLPEIVKIIEQGPEPWEGVIVTSRRGMEGWVKGVQMYLGGIGKGKEKEGTWDVLPLFSVGHASTEHLAAADIPPSFKPHPVPEMESDPPKSAIPLSELILRTSPRSTGAGGVNHRPYLFLCGDKSLDEMPTALRSEGRTVKEVMVYATSARDDFQGGLGRLEIPVKSKGWLAFFSPSSASIVMPQIKQDQGHWDGWRVFAIGETTKRYLEEEAKIEVHAVADKPDAEGTFEAIMKAGR; via the coding sequence ATGTCCGAAGATTCACGACTCCAATCATTAGAAGCGACGCCGGTAATACTATTCAAAACTCCCAATCCGTCACCTTCCACCGATCCCTACCACTATGCTTTTTCCAaatcagcatcatcatcttcaaattctGCCGAAGAGTATAAGCCCTATTTTATTCCAGTCTTGCAGGAGACATATGATCTTCCAGAGATTGTCAAAATCATCGAACAGGGGCCCGAGCCATGGGAAGGAGTAATTGTTACCAGCCGGCGAGGTATGGAGGGATGGGTCAAAGGGGTTCAAATGTACTTGGGAGGAATAggcaaggggaaggagaaggaagggacgTGGGATGTTTTACCGCTTTTCTCTGTTGGCCATGCGTCGACTGAGCATTTGGCTGCTGCCGATATACCTCCATCGTTCAAGCCTCATCCTGTCCCCGAGATGGAAAGCGATCCTCCAAAATCTGCTATACCATTGTCGGAACTGATATTGCGAACATCGCCGAGAAGTACTGGCGCGGGTGGGGTAAACCACAGACCATACTTGTTCCTGTGTGGAGACAAGTCGCTAGATGAGATGCCTACCGCGCTGAGAAGTGAAGGGAGGACGGTGAAGGAAGTTATGGTGTACGCCACGTCCGCTCGAGACGACTTCCAAGGCGGCTTGGGGAGGTTAGAAATACCTGTCAAATCGAAAGGGTGGTTGGCGTTCTTTTCGCCGAGCTCGGCATCTATTGTAATGCCCCAAATTAAACAGGATCAAGGTCACTGGGATGGATGGCGTGTGTTTGCCATTGGAGAAACGACCAAAAGGTatctggaggaggaagctaAGATAGAAGTGCATGCTGTCGCCGACAAACCGGATGCGGAGGGGACATTCGAGGCTATAATGAAGGCTGGAAGATAG